In Deltaproteobacteria bacterium PRO3, a single window of DNA contains:
- a CDS encoding FeS-binding protein, translating into MVQRVKRKVYLTFPTDTVKDAIICDMYDKYRVRFNIRSASVNDSVGLIALELEGEDEKIGEAIEYFRSRGLTVEPIEMNVIAG; encoded by the coding sequence CGAAAAGTTTACCTGACCTTTCCCACCGATACCGTCAAGGACGCGATCATCTGCGACATGTACGACAAGTACCGCGTGCGCTTCAACATCCGCAGCGCCTCGGTCAACGACTCGGTCGGCCTGATCGCGCTCGAGCTCGAGGGCGAGGACGAGAAGATCGGCGAGGCCATCGAGTACTTCCGCTCGCGGGGCCTGACCGTCGAGCCCATCGAGATGAACGTCATCGCGGGATAG
- a CDS encoding M67 family metallopeptidase, with product MATVTCPYKNMNRDLQISSYVLDMMLRHAEREYPNEACGIVIGPKEKRVAIGVFPVKNIQDELHAKDPQRYPREAKTAYQMDPREVRIVEKEAESKGFEVKLFYHSHPEHGVYFSEEDRAIACPWGEPSYPEVGHVVISVEKGKAVAASEFFWNPDAKDFEERKLKSNQGESHGH from the coding sequence ATGGCGACCGTTACGTGCCCCTATAAAAATATGAACCGAGACCTACAAATCAGCAGCTACGTCCTCGACATGATGCTTCGCCACGCCGAGCGCGAGTACCCCAACGAGGCCTGCGGCATCGTGATCGGCCCCAAGGAGAAGCGCGTCGCCATCGGCGTGTTTCCGGTCAAGAACATCCAGGACGAGCTGCACGCCAAGGACCCGCAGCGCTACCCGCGCGAGGCGAAGACGGCCTATCAGATGGACCCCAGGGAGGTCCGCATCGTCGAGAAGGAGGCCGAGAGCAAGGGCTTCGAGGTGAAGCTCTTCTACCACTCGCACCCCGAGCACGGCGTCTACTTCTCGGAGGAAGACCGCGCCATCGCCTGCCCCTGGGGCGAGCCCAGCTACCCCGAAGTCGGCCACGTCGTGATCTCGGTCGAGAAGGGCAAGGCGGTCGCCGCCAGCGAATTTTTCTGGAATCCCGACGCCAAGGATTTCGAAGAGAGAAAATTAAAGTCGAACCAAGGAGAAAGCCATGGCCATTAA
- a CDS encoding cysteine synthase family protein: protein MIRSILEKIGNTPLVRLREVTRGLPEKVEVYAKVEYFNPGGSVKDRPAYRMISEGIKSGALTKDKTIMDPTSGNTGVAYSLIGAALGYKVELVVPENVSRQRKDMALSFGATLTYSSAMEGSDGAIRLARRLKEENPEKYFMPDQYNNVFNPQAHYDTTGVEIYEQTGRRVTHFVTGIGTSGTVMGVSRRLKDYSRAIKCYASEPAEQLHGLEGLKHMASSIIPGIYHPEILDGVLPVATEAGYAMAERLAKEEGLCVGHSSGGNVASAIEVASRLQEGVVVTILCDHGDRYVPL from the coding sequence ATGATTCGATCGATTCTCGAAAAAATCGGCAACACCCCCTTGGTTCGGCTGCGCGAGGTCACCCGCGGCCTCCCCGAGAAGGTCGAGGTCTACGCCAAGGTCGAGTACTTCAACCCCGGCGGTTCGGTGAAGGATCGGCCGGCCTACCGGATGATTTCCGAAGGGATCAAATCCGGGGCCTTGACCAAGGACAAAACCATCATGGACCCGACCAGCGGCAACACGGGCGTGGCCTATTCCCTGATCGGCGCCGCCCTGGGCTACAAGGTCGAGCTGGTGGTCCCCGAGAACGTCAGCCGCCAGCGCAAGGACATGGCCTTGAGCTTCGGCGCGACCCTGACCTACAGCTCGGCGATGGAGGGCAGCGACGGGGCGATCCGGCTGGCCCGCAGGCTCAAGGAGGAAAATCCCGAAAAGTACTTCATGCCCGACCAGTACAACAACGTCTTCAACCCCCAGGCGCACTACGACACCACGGGCGTCGAGATCTACGAGCAGACCGGCCGGCGCGTCACCCATTTCGTCACCGGCATCGGGACCAGCGGCACGGTGATGGGGGTCTCGCGGCGCTTGAAAGATTATTCGCGGGCGATTAAGTGCTACGCCAGCGAGCCCGCCGAGCAGCTGCACGGTTTGGAGGGTTTGAAACACATGGCGTCCTCGATCATCCCCGGGATCTACCATCCCGAGATCCTGGACGGGGTCTTGCCGGTGGCCACCGAGGCGGGCTATGCCATGGCCGAGCGCCTCGCCAAGGAAGAGGGCCTCTGCGTCGGCCACTCCAGCGGCGGCAACGTCGCCAGCGCGATCGAGGTGGCGAGCCGGCTGCAGGAGGGCGTCGTCGTGACGATCTTGTGCGACCATGGCGACCGTTACGTGCCCCTATAA